One stretch of Bacteroidales bacterium DNA includes these proteins:
- a CDS encoding beta-ketoacyl-[acyl-carrier-protein] synthase family protein, with protein sequence MNIYVTGIGIVSGIGMNTGETIASIREGKTGIGRLTLFDSVHQDTVPVSEVKRSNIALQELLGLPEKNVFSRTALLGMMATGEALKDAGVTVEEKRDTVLVSSTSVGGMDLSEGYYRQMKENERKTRLRNIISHDGGDSTGKIAAYHGLNPMATTISTACSSAANAIMFGAGLIRQGYTERVIAGGTDALTLFTINGFRSLMILDPDPCRPFDDTRSGLNLGEGAGYIVMESEQALMRKGKQPYCRLSGYGNVNDAFHQTASSPEGNGPFLAMKKALEQSTLSPEQIAYINVHGTGTPNNDLSEGRAIERLFQESVPRFSSTKAFTGHTLGAAGGIEAVLSVLSLKHGLIYPNLNFAYPMHDLRIAPEKALSTSFPVHHVLSNSFGFGGNCSSLVFSV encoded by the coding sequence ATGAATATATATGTGACAGGCATCGGTATAGTCTCCGGTATCGGTATGAATACCGGAGAAACAATTGCATCCATCCGTGAAGGAAAGACCGGAATAGGGCGTTTGACCCTTTTCGATTCCGTTCATCAGGATACTGTGCCTGTTTCGGAAGTGAAACGGAGTAATATCGCATTACAGGAATTACTTGGCTTACCCGAGAAAAACGTGTTTTCGCGTACGGCTTTATTGGGGATGATGGCTACCGGAGAAGCGCTAAAAGATGCCGGTGTCACAGTTGAAGAAAAGAGAGATACGGTACTTGTATCTTCTACTTCTGTCGGTGGAATGGATTTAAGCGAAGGTTATTACCGGCAAATGAAAGAAAATGAGAGAAAAACGAGATTACGGAACATCATCTCACACGATGGTGGAGACAGTACCGGGAAAATAGCCGCTTATCATGGATTGAACCCTATGGCTACAACCATCAGTACGGCTTGTTCTTCAGCGGCCAATGCCATCATGTTTGGCGCCGGGCTGATCAGGCAGGGATACACAGAGAGAGTCATTGCAGGAGGAACAGATGCGCTGACCCTTTTTACCATCAATGGTTTCCGCTCCCTGATGATATTGGATCCCGATCCGTGCCGCCCTTTTGATGACACCCGGAGCGGGTTGAACCTTGGAGAAGGTGCCGGATACATTGTTATGGAAAGCGAACAGGCCCTGATGCGAAAAGGGAAACAGCCTTATTGCCGCTTGTCCGGGTATGGCAATGTCAATGATGCTTTTCATCAGACAGCCTCTTCACCGGAAGGGAACGGACCTTTCCTGGCTATGAAAAAGGCGTTGGAACAAAGTACCTTATCTCCGGAACAGATCGCTTATATCAATGTACACGGAACCGGAACTCCTAATAATGATCTTTCGGAAGGTCGTGCCATAGAACGTCTTTTTCAGGAGTCTGTTCCGCGGTTCAGTTCCACAAAAGCCTTTACCGGGCATACCTTGGGTGCTGCAGGTGGCATTGAAGCTGTTTTATCTGTATTATCACTCAAGCACGGACTTATTTATCCAAACCTGAATTTTGCCTATCCCATGCATGATCTCCGGATCGCACCGGAAAAAGCTTTATCGACATCATTTCCGGTCCATCATGTGTTGTCTAATTCGTTCGGATTCGGAGGCAATTGTTCTTCCCTGGTTTTTTCTGTCTGA
- a CDS encoding S9 family peptidase, with the protein MKFLIRHILFITFLLLLVSGCKPKPEKPAEKQPVVISEQPEPLTDKEIANKRLTPEILWKFGRLGEFSVSPDGKKIVYTVTRYQLSENKGRTTIWMIHTNGGEPMCLTADVPQSCFHPRWHPSGERVTFLTSVSGSTQIWDMNPNGTLKRQVSYIEGGINGFEYSPKGDAVMFLKNVSLGKSPKELYPDLPQSNAIISDDLMYRHWDSWTDYTVSHIWIGHIEEGVLRNGHDIMDGEPFDAPMSPYFDENEICWSPDGRYIAYTCKKLTGKEYALSTNSDIYLFDLEDGTTKNITDGMPGYDKYPVFSPDGNMIAFQSMATPGYESDKERLMIYHLSSGKTEDLTARYGNNASDFIWTPDSKHLRFISGVRATYQIYSVDIASKAIKPITKGKHNYNSISLAGEEIVGSKTTMNMASELFCVDPQTGAERQLTFINKNIYDALRLGEVKERTVKTSDGKDMLVWVVYPPDFDPKKKYPTLLYCQGGPQNAVSHSFSYRWNMPLMAANDYIIVAPNRRGVPTFGQEWNRQISGDYGGQNMRDYLSAIDDVKKEPYVDENRLGAVGASYGGFSVFWLAGHHEKRFKALIAHCGMFNFESQYGTTEEYWFVNFDLGGPYWQKPRPKSYDFSPHLSVDKWDAPILVIHGAKDFRVPYSEGLQAFHAAQLRGVPSRLLVFPEEGHWILKPQNSILWQREFFGWLDKWLK; encoded by the coding sequence ATGAAATTCCTTATCCGACACATCCTTTTTATTACATTTTTACTACTTTTGGTATCCGGCTGTAAGCCAAAACCTGAAAAACCGGCGGAAAAACAACCCGTAGTTATTTCAGAACAACCCGAACCACTGACGGACAAAGAAATAGCCAATAAGCGGCTGACACCCGAAATTTTATGGAAATTCGGCAGACTAGGTGAATTCAGTGTATCTCCGGACGGAAAGAAAATCGTATATACGGTTACCCGTTACCAACTATCCGAAAACAAAGGCCGTACCACCATCTGGATGATCCATACAAACGGAGGCGAGCCGATGTGCCTGACAGCTGATGTTCCCCAAAGCTGCTTTCATCCACGTTGGCATCCTTCCGGAGAAAGGGTTACGTTCCTCACTTCTGTCTCTGGTAGTACGCAGATATGGGACATGAACCCAAATGGTACGCTTAAGCGGCAGGTATCCTACATCGAAGGCGGTATCAACGGGTTTGAATACAGTCCGAAGGGAGATGCCGTGATGTTCCTGAAAAACGTGTCGCTGGGAAAGAGTCCGAAAGAGCTGTATCCCGATCTTCCCCAAAGCAATGCCATTATATCTGATGACCTGATGTACCGGCATTGGGACAGTTGGACGGACTATACCGTCAGCCATATCTGGATAGGACATATCGAAGAAGGCGTATTACGCAATGGACATGATATCATGGACGGAGAGCCTTTTGATGCTCCCATGTCCCCGTATTTCGATGAAAATGAAATATGCTGGAGCCCGGATGGAAGGTATATTGCCTATACTTGCAAAAAGCTGACTGGAAAAGAATATGCCCTCAGTACCAACTCCGACATCTACTTATTTGATCTCGAAGACGGAACCACGAAAAATATCACGGATGGCATGCCCGGATACGACAAATATCCTGTTTTTTCTCCCGACGGGAATATGATCGCCTTCCAGAGCATGGCTACGCCGGGTTATGAGTCGGATAAAGAACGGCTGATGATTTACCACTTATCATCGGGAAAAACAGAAGACCTGACAGCACGGTATGGTAATAATGCTTCCGACTTCATATGGACGCCGGACAGCAAACATCTGCGTTTCATTAGCGGCGTAAGGGCTACTTACCAGATCTATTCCGTAGATATCGCATCAAAGGCCATCAAGCCGATCACGAAAGGTAAACACAACTACAACAGTATATCGTTGGCCGGAGAGGAAATCGTGGGAAGTAAAACTACCATGAACATGGCATCCGAATTATTCTGTGTCGATCCACAGACAGGTGCCGAACGCCAGCTGACCTTCATCAATAAGAACATCTATGATGCTTTACGACTGGGAGAAGTAAAAGAACGGACCGTCAAAACATCCGACGGTAAGGATATGCTGGTATGGGTGGTTTATCCACCGGATTTCGATCCTAAAAAGAAATACCCGACCCTGTTGTATTGTCAGGGCGGTCCCCAGAATGCAGTCAGCCATTCTTTTTCCTACCGGTGGAACATGCCCTTAATGGCGGCCAACGATTATATCATTGTGGCACCCAACCGGCGTGGCGTTCCTACGTTCGGACAAGAATGGAACAGGCAGATATCGGGAGATTATGGCGGACAAAATATGCGGGATTACCTGAGTGCCATTGATGATGTAAAAAAAGAACCATATGTGGATGAAAACCGGTTAGGTGCAGTAGGTGCAAGCTATGGCGGATTTTCCGTTTTCTGGCTGGCCGGCCATCATGAAAAACGGTTCAAGGCTTTGATCGCCCATTGTGGAATGTTCAACTTTGAAAGCCAGTATGGAACCACGGAAGAATATTGGTTCGTCAATTTTGACCTGGGAGGACCCTATTGGCAAAAGCCCCGTCCGAAAAGCTATGATTTCTCTCCCCACCTGTCCGTCGACAAATGGGATGCACCGATCCTGGTGATCCACGGCGCCAAAGATTTCCGGGTTCCTTATTCGGAAGGATTACAGGCTTTCCATGCGGCCCAGTTAAGGGGAGTTCCCAGCCGTTTACTGGTTTTTCCGGAAGAAGGCCATTGGATACTCAAACCCCAGAACTCCATTTTATGGCAACGGGAATTTTTCGGCTGGCTGGACAAATGGCTGAAATAA
- a CDS encoding FKBP-type peptidyl-prolyl cis-trans isomerase: MKNRYLILYVLILLFTCSCRRYHTQQQAQNDITSGHKEKEVLLQINEKLVEKDAEEIRAYAEKKGWKMRTTQSGLWYMIYQHGSGEKAAKGKDVELNYTLSLLDSVVCYTSEKSGPKKFKIGQGGPEGPVEAGLEEGVLLMRTGDKARLIMPPHLAHGLTGDENCIPRRATIVYDIELLNVK, encoded by the coding sequence ATGAAGAATAGATATCTGATATTATATGTACTGATATTGCTCTTTACTTGTTCCTGCCGGCGCTATCATACGCAGCAACAGGCCCAGAATGATATTACGTCCGGACATAAAGAAAAAGAGGTTCTATTACAGATCAACGAAAAACTGGTAGAAAAAGATGCGGAAGAAATAAGGGCATATGCTGAAAAAAAGGGATGGAAGATGAGAACAACCCAATCCGGCCTGTGGTATATGATCTATCAACATGGCTCCGGAGAAAAGGCAGCCAAAGGTAAGGACGTAGAATTAAACTATACCTTATCACTGTTGGACAGTGTGGTTTGCTACACTTCGGAAAAATCCGGCCCGAAAAAATTTAAAATAGGCCAGGGTGGCCCGGAGGGTCCGGTGGAAGCCGGTTTGGAAGAAGGGGTGCTTTTAATGCGTACAGGTGATAAGGCCAGATTGATCATGCCTCCCCATCTGGCTCACGGACTTACCGGAGATGAAAACTGTATCCCGCGCAGGGCGACTATCGTCTATGACATAGAATTACTCAATGTAAAATAG
- a CDS encoding phosphatase PAP2 family protein, which yields MRNIKLLPVEKATIAYIIITTIYLLLFIGKLDSPWIYFGIRVGVTLAILLLAWLEKDKFNPVVSFIRYVFPFALLSYWYPETYYYNEFIFPNLDSYFIAADQALFGCQPSLEFSKWLPQAWFSELMYFGYFSYYFIFFGTALWCYIYKKEIANKAVFMFVCSFYFYYVVFIILPVVGPQFYYSPPVSEVPDGYLFSRIMRFLQATGEKPTGAFPSSHVGITFTVIIFMYRYCRHLLKYALPLFFILVLSTVYIKAHYVIDVIGGFISAALFYPMVRWIYGKFDVKSHQAS from the coding sequence ATGAGAAATATAAAATTATTACCTGTTGAAAAAGCCACTATTGCCTACATCATTATCACCACTATATATTTACTCTTATTTATCGGAAAATTAGATAGCCCATGGATCTATTTCGGAATCCGGGTAGGAGTAACTTTAGCTATCCTCCTGTTGGCATGGCTGGAAAAGGATAAATTTAATCCGGTGGTTTCCTTCATCCGCTATGTTTTCCCTTTCGCCTTATTAAGTTACTGGTATCCGGAGACATATTACTATAACGAATTTATATTCCCTAATCTGGATAGTTACTTCATTGCTGCCGATCAGGCATTATTCGGCTGCCAGCCAAGCCTGGAATTCAGTAAATGGTTACCACAGGCCTGGTTCAGCGAACTGATGTATTTCGGATATTTCTCATATTACTTTATCTTTTTCGGGACGGCACTCTGGTGTTACATATACAAAAAGGAAATTGCCAATAAAGCTGTTTTCATGTTTGTCTGTTCTTTCTACTTCTATTATGTCGTATTTATCATCCTTCCTGTTGTGGGACCGCAATTTTACTATTCTCCCCCTGTCAGTGAAGTTCCGGACGGCTATCTGTTTTCCAGGATCATGCGTTTCCTTCAGGCTACGGGAGAAAAACCTACAGGAGCATTCCCGAGTTCACATGTTGGTATCACTTTTACCGTGATTATTTTCATGTACCGGTATTGCAGGCATCTGTTAAAATACGCCTTACCCTTATTTTTTATTTTGGTTCTCTCTACCGTGTACATCAAAGCCCATTATGTGATCGACGTGATCGGAGGCTTTATTTCGGCTGCTTTATTCTACCCCATGGTCAGATGGATCTACGGAAAATTTGACGTCAAGTCGCATCAGGCATCATAA
- a CDS encoding glycoside hydrolase family 78 protein gives MKNTYCTILLFCSFCLLTACSEDADIDVARLRCEYLVNPRGIDYLSPRLSWEVQSNERAVRQKDYHILVASSMEKLNAGEGDLWDSRKVKSGSTLGITYGGKELESGMTCYWKVKVSTNKGMSEWSEPASWTMGLLHQTDWKAQWIGLDKAFPGDRTEGNTRLSARYFRKEFPVNKKIREATLYISGLGLYEAYMNGHRIGDQVLSPTPTDYTKSVKYNVFDVTQLLNNGENAVGVILGNGRYFAMRQHGMRHFGFPKMLFQLEITYEDGDKQMIVSNDNWKVTVNGPIRSNNEFDGEEYDARMEMSGWNTPGFDDGQWLKPELVVAPGGKIEAQLNKNIRVMETIRPVGITEVKPGLFIMDMGQNMVGWLRMKVKGKKGDQVQLRFAELVKEDGTLYMANLRGALVTDKYILKGDGTEVWEPSFTYHGFRFVEITGFPGKPTINDFEGQVVYDEMELAGHFETSDPTLNQIYKNAYWGIRGNYRGMPTDCPQRDERMGWLGDRAVGSHGESFIFDNNMLYAKWLKDIEECQKEEGSISDVAPNFWSIYSDNMTWPGAYLIIANMLYEQYGNMEPIIKHYASMKKWLDYMRDKYMVDHIMTKDRYGDWCMPPELPELIHSKDPARKTDAAVLGTTFYFRMLYLLERFATLQGKTEDARSFAEQAVVVKNAYNEKFFNNEKAQYSNNTVTANLLSLCYGMVPEGYEDAVFKNIVDKTMGDFNGHVSTGLVGIQWLMRGLSDYGRPDIALKIATNRDYPSWGYMIEKGATTIWELWNGDTADPAMNSANHVMLLGDVIVWFYEYLAGIQNAPSGVGFEKIRMKPYPIAGLNHVSASYHSVRGPIKSAWRKNNDHFEWEITIPGNTSAVVYIPASDKGKVTESGQKASSAKGVKYLKMDGDYAVFEVGSGDYNFKVIQ, from the coding sequence ATGAAAAATACCTACTGTACCATTCTGTTATTTTGTTCGTTTTGTTTGCTGACAGCCTGTTCCGAGGATGCGGATATTGATGTGGCCCGTCTTCGTTGCGAGTACCTGGTCAATCCCCGGGGGATCGATTATCTTTCACCACGTTTAAGTTGGGAAGTACAAAGTAATGAAAGAGCCGTCAGGCAAAAAGATTATCATATACTGGTCGCTTCCTCTATGGAGAAGCTGAATGCCGGCGAAGGGGACTTATGGGATTCCCGTAAGGTAAAATCCGGATCAACTTTGGGCATCACTTATGGCGGGAAAGAGTTGGAAAGCGGAATGACCTGCTATTGGAAAGTAAAAGTAAGCACTAATAAAGGTATGTCAGAATGGAGTGAACCGGCATCGTGGACCATGGGGTTATTACATCAGACGGATTGGAAAGCGCAATGGATCGGATTGGATAAGGCTTTTCCGGGAGACAGGACAGAGGGTAATACCCGTCTTTCTGCCCGTTATTTTCGTAAGGAGTTTCCCGTTAATAAAAAGATACGGGAAGCAACATTATATATCTCCGGTCTGGGACTTTATGAGGCTTATATGAATGGTCACAGGATCGGTGACCAGGTATTATCCCCTACACCTACGGATTACACAAAGTCGGTAAAATATAACGTATTTGATGTGACCCAATTATTGAACAATGGGGAAAATGCCGTTGGGGTTATCCTGGGTAACGGACGCTATTTCGCTATGCGTCAGCATGGGATGCGTCATTTCGGATTTCCGAAAATGCTTTTCCAGCTGGAAATCACGTATGAAGACGGTGATAAGCAAATGATTGTGAGTAATGATAATTGGAAGGTGACGGTCAATGGGCCGATTCGTAGCAACAATGAATTCGACGGCGAAGAATACGATGCCCGGATGGAAATGTCCGGATGGAATACACCCGGATTCGATGACGGCCAATGGCTGAAACCCGAATTGGTGGTTGCGCCCGGAGGAAAAATAGAAGCACAATTGAATAAAAACATCAGGGTCATGGAGACCATTCGTCCGGTGGGTATTACGGAAGTAAAACCGGGCCTGTTCATTATGGATATGGGACAGAATATGGTAGGATGGCTCCGGATGAAAGTAAAAGGAAAGAAAGGAGATCAGGTGCAGCTGCGTTTTGCCGAGTTGGTAAAAGAAGATGGAACACTTTATATGGCAAATCTTCGCGGTGCTTTAGTAACGGATAAATATATTTTGAAGGGAGATGGAACAGAGGTCTGGGAACCTTCTTTCACATACCATGGATTCAGATTCGTGGAAATAACCGGATTTCCGGGAAAACCTACAATCAACGATTTTGAAGGACAGGTGGTGTATGATGAAATGGAGCTGGCCGGACATTTCGAAACTTCCGATCCTACCCTTAATCAGATTTATAAAAATGCCTATTGGGGGATAAGGGGAAACTACCGCGGTATGCCTACAGACTGTCCGCAACGGGACGAACGCATGGGATGGCTGGGTGACCGGGCGGTAGGGTCGCACGGTGAAAGCTTTATCTTTGACAACAACATGTTATATGCGAAATGGTTAAAGGATATTGAAGAATGCCAGAAGGAAGAAGGAAGTATTTCAGATGTGGCACCTAATTTCTGGAGTATTTATTCGGATAATATGACCTGGCCGGGTGCTTACCTGATCATTGCCAATATGTTGTATGAACAGTATGGTAATATGGAACCCATTATCAAACACTATGCATCCATGAAAAAATGGTTGGATTACATGCGGGATAAATATATGGTGGACCATATTATGACGAAAGATAGGTACGGCGATTGGTGTATGCCGCCGGAATTGCCCGAACTGATCCATTCTAAGGATCCTGCGAGGAAGACGGATGCTGCTGTTTTGGGAACTACTTTCTATTTTCGTATGTTGTATCTATTGGAACGTTTCGCCACTTTACAGGGTAAAACGGAAGACGCCAGATCATTTGCCGAACAGGCAGTTGTCGTGAAAAATGCCTATAATGAGAAATTTTTCAATAATGAAAAGGCACAATACAGCAACAATACCGTTACCGCTAATCTGTTATCGTTATGTTACGGAATGGTTCCCGAAGGATACGAGGATGCCGTTTTCAAAAACATTGTGGATAAGACGATGGGTGATTTTAACGGGCATGTCAGTACCGGTTTGGTAGGTATCCAATGGCTGATGCGCGGGTTATCCGATTACGGGCGTCCGGATATTGCTTTAAAAATAGCGACCAACCGGGATTATCCAAGTTGGGGATATATGATTGAGAAAGGAGCAACCACTATCTGGGAGTTGTGGAACGGAGATACCGCAGATCCGGCGATGAATTCAGCCAATCATGTGATGTTGTTGGGTGATGTAATCGTTTGGTTTTATGAATACCTGGCAGGAATACAGAATGCGCCCTCTGGTGTCGGATTTGAGAAGATCAGGATGAAGCCCTACCCAATTGCCGGGTTGAACCATGTTTCGGCTTCTTACCATTCGGTAAGGGGACCTATCAAGAGCGCATGGCGAAAGAATAATGATCATTTCGAATGGGAAATTACCATTCCGGGGAATACTTCAGCCGTGGTGTACATTCCGGCATCCGATAAGGGGAAAGTGACGGAAAGCGGGCAGAAGGCATCATCCGCTAAAGGTGTAAAATATCTGAAGATGGATGGTGATTATGCCGTATTTGAAGTTGGTTCGGGGGATTATAATTTTAAAGTAATACAATAA
- a CDS encoding PorT family protein encodes MKNIFCLAALFLSVSSIVRAEDDPKRKAIVELNLPILYILPSQEEAMFLIGGSLNAGVYVSPRSFLALEIGVSGHSGDTTAYFSYTKTDQNTGKSETFNDGVVIRKYTAVPLLASWNYVFDFTKRFHLRVGPVIGVTWLITRDRYKPVVDDAPKAFSDTHASFNFGANIGLIWDIGKLFSVGAGYKLMGSTVSELDEYYKLKSSAHQVNFTFEIRF; translated from the coding sequence ATGAAAAATATATTCTGTCTTGCTGCATTATTTCTGTCGGTTAGTTCTATTGTTAGAGCAGAGGATGATCCAAAAAGAAAAGCAATTGTTGAACTCAATTTACCTATTTTATATATCCTTCCTTCTCAGGAAGAAGCGATGTTTTTGATCGGCGGTTCGTTAAATGCCGGAGTCTATGTCTCGCCACGAAGTTTTCTGGCACTTGAAATTGGCGTTAGCGGTCATTCAGGTGATACGACGGCTTATTTTTCATATACCAAAACAGATCAGAATACAGGTAAAAGCGAAACGTTTAATGATGGAGTGGTTATTCGGAAGTATACAGCAGTTCCTCTTTTAGCTTCGTGGAATTATGTATTTGATTTTACAAAAAGATTTCATCTGCGTGTAGGTCCGGTGATCGGGGTTACCTGGCTGATAACACGTGATAGGTATAAACCTGTTGTGGATGATGCCCCGAAAGCATTTTCCGATACCCATGCATCTTTTAATTTTGGTGCAAACATCGGACTCATATGGGACATAGGAAAATTGTTCTCTGTGGGCGCAGGTTATAAATTAATGGGAAGTACAGTGAGTGAGTTAGATGAATATTACAAGTTGAAATCTTCAGCACATCAGGTGAATTTTACTTTTGAGATCCGTTTCTGA
- the pepE gene encoding dipeptidase PepE encodes MKLLLISNSTNPGEPYLDYPKQQIKKFLGDQSVTTVFIPYAAVRFSYDEYESKVEARFSELGHHVKGIHRFDDPVKAIEMAEAIVIGGGNTWKLVQMLHHNGLMDPIRKKALSGTPYIGWSAGSNVACPTLRTTNDMPIIHPISFDTLNLLPFQINPHYTDFHPEGHGGETREDRIMEFIEINPDIYVLGLRESTMLWYENRKLSLIGDRTASVFKKDRQPEELDASADFSFLL; translated from the coding sequence ATGAAACTTTTGTTGATCAGCAATTCGACCAATCCCGGGGAACCTTACCTGGATTATCCCAAACAGCAAATAAAAAAATTCCTTGGGGATCAATCAGTCACTACTGTATTCATTCCATATGCTGCAGTCCGTTTTTCATATGATGAGTATGAAAGTAAGGTAGAAGCCCGTTTTTCCGAACTGGGCCATCATGTAAAGGGGATCCATCGCTTTGACGATCCGGTAAAAGCCATAGAAATGGCCGAAGCCATCGTCATCGGCGGGGGGAATACCTGGAAATTAGTACAGATGTTACATCATAACGGTTTGATGGATCCTATCCGGAAGAAAGCGTTGTCGGGAACCCCTTATATCGGGTGGAGTGCCGGAAGTAATGTGGCATGCCCGACCTTGCGTACTACCAATGATATGCCCATTATACACCCCATCAGCTTTGATACGCTCAATTTGCTTCCATTCCAGATCAATCCCCATTATACCGACTTCCATCCTGAAGGTCATGGCGGAGAAACCCGTGAGGACCGGATCATGGAGTTCATAGAAATCAATCCGGATATCTATGTGCTTGGTTTAAGGGAATCTACCATGCTTTGGTATGAAAACAGGAAGTTGAGCCTGATCGGAGACAGGACGGCAAGTGTCTTTAAAAAGGACAGGCAGCCGGAGGAGCTTGATGCTTCGGCCGATTTCTCATTTTTGCTGTAA
- a CDS encoding LysE family translocator, with translation MLNFDEEINNGNFDPVKFLVFIDQITLSLFFTENFLVLCKGILIGFVESIPPGAIAVLCIQRTLCKSRRSGFVSGLGAATADTVYAVIAAFFLGIVLPFMDKYLAILKIVCGIGIMILGISIFRKNPVVQIKQNRSNKENLWSDYLSGFLVTLANPVLFLIFIALFAVLGVDQEGINSFQGAWLVGGVTIGAVFWWFLLTSGVAIFRKNFRPRYMLYLNWISGTLIVFLGLGIIISIVTDVL, from the coding sequence ATGCTTAATTTTGATGAAGAAATTAACAATGGTAATTTTGATCCGGTGAAATTTCTTGTATTTATTGACCAAATAACATTATCTCTTTTTTTTACAGAAAACTTTCTGGTTTTATGTAAAGGTATCCTCATCGGTTTTGTGGAATCCATTCCACCGGGAGCAATTGCTGTACTTTGCATTCAAAGAACTTTATGTAAAAGCCGTAGATCCGGATTTGTTTCGGGATTAGGCGCCGCTACCGCAGATACTGTTTATGCCGTTATTGCGGCATTTTTCCTGGGAATTGTCTTGCCGTTCATGGATAAATACCTCGCTATACTCAAGATTGTCTGCGGAATAGGCATCATGATCCTGGGTATTAGCATTTTCCGGAAAAATCCGGTTGTTCAGATCAAACAAAACCGTTCCAATAAAGAGAACCTGTGGAGCGATTATTTATCCGGGTTCCTGGTTACATTGGCAAACCCCGTCTTATTTTTGATTTTCATTGCGTTATTTGCCGTCTTAGGTGTTGACCAGGAAGGGATCAATAGTTTCCAGGGGGCCTGGTTAGTGGGAGGCGTGACTATCGGTGCTGTCTTCTGGTGGTTTCTGCTTACTTCTGGTGTAGCCATCTTCCGCAAAAATTTCCGTCCACGTTATATGTTGTACCTGAATTGGATATCAGGCACATTGATTGTTTTTCTGGGATTAGGCATCATCATCAGTATCGTAACCGATGTGCTATAA
- a CDS encoding S41 family peptidase yields MKKIALYGLFILCTSCTGIFMDEQKDNTPRNNFDLLWQIFDERYCFFEEKNIDWDSIYQVYSGLIQNISTNNRRSSQQMFDIMAQMLMELEDGHVSISNKTETRTFNGWYTPYPDNCDEGIILRYLNRRTVFLENDISFTHLPESIGYIRIPSFSDKTNRVLFDEALNEFSSCKGVIIDVRNNGGGIVSETYTLASRFVQHKTLVGYMRYKNGTGHHDFSKYYERYIEPEGSAHFHGKVAVLTNRRVYSAANLFVSIMKCLPQVQIIGDHTGGGG; encoded by the coding sequence ATGAAAAAAATTGCCTTATATGGTTTATTCATCCTGTGCACCTCATGTACAGGTATTTTCATGGATGAACAGAAAGACAATACACCCAGGAATAATTTCGACCTGTTGTGGCAGATTTTTGATGAACGCTATTGTTTCTTCGAAGAAAAAAATATCGACTGGGACAGTATTTATCAGGTATATTCCGGACTGATCCAAAACATATCTACCAATAACAGGCGGTCATCGCAACAAATGTTTGATATCATGGCGCAAATGTTAATGGAGCTGGAGGACGGACATGTCAGTATCTCTAACAAAACGGAAACGCGCACTTTTAACGGATGGTATACCCCGTATCCGGACAATTGCGACGAGGGTATCATCTTGAGATACCTGAACAGGCGTACTGTTTTTCTGGAAAACGACATCAGTTTCACTCACCTTCCGGAATCTATTGGCTATATCCGGATCCCTTCATTTTCCGACAAGACCAACAGGGTTCTTTTTGATGAAGCTTTGAACGAGTTTTCATCCTGTAAAGGAGTCATCATCGATGTACGGAACAACGGCGGAGGTATCGTATCTGAAACTTACACCCTGGCTTCCAGGTTTGTACAACATAAAACACTGGTAGGATATATGCGGTATAAAAACGGAACAGGACATCATGATTTCAGCAAGTATTACGAACGCTATATCGAGCCCGAAGGATCTGCTCATTTTCACGGAAAAGTGGCCGTTCTCACCAACAGAAGGGTGTATAGCGCCGCCAACCTCTTTGTGTCTATCATGAAATGTCTCCCCCAGGTACAGATCATCGGGGACCATACCGGTGGAGGCGGG